A section of the Bradyrhizobium oligotrophicum S58 genome encodes:
- a CDS encoding MFS transporter: MSQDEITGRRAGHALDAANFFLADVRDGLGPYLAIYLLTEQKWDEASIGVVMSLATIAGIVAQTPAGALVDATRAKRLVMITAAIVVTAASLLLPLMTSFWPVAISQSIANAAGVIFAPAIAAVSLGIVGARAFAARVGRNETFNHAGNAVGAVIAGAAAYALGPSAVFYLMAVTSVGSLVSVFAIPERAIDHDAARGLPQQAESGASQRSEHPSGLGILLTCRPLLIFAICVALFHLANAAMLPLVGQKLALQDKNLGTSLMSACIAAAQLVMVPMALLVGARADRWGHKRFFLAALLILPLRAVLYTLSDDKAWLVGVQLLDGVGAGIFGAIMPVIVADLMRGTGRFNVAQGAVITAQSIGAALSTALAGLVVVHGGYSAAFLALGAAAALAVIVCWLLLPETSGTEAAHPNAAPSPAIPAE; encoded by the coding sequence ATGTCACAGGACGAGATCACCGGCCGCCGCGCGGGCCACGCGCTCGACGCCGCCAATTTCTTCCTGGCCGACGTGCGCGACGGCCTCGGCCCCTACCTCGCGATCTATCTGCTGACCGAGCAGAAATGGGACGAAGCCTCGATCGGCGTGGTGATGTCGCTGGCGACGATCGCAGGCATCGTCGCGCAGACCCCGGCCGGCGCCCTGGTCGACGCGACCAGGGCAAAGCGCCTGGTCATGATAACAGCTGCGATCGTCGTCACCGCGGCGTCTCTGCTGCTACCATTGATGACGAGCTTCTGGCCGGTCGCAATCTCGCAGAGCATCGCCAATGCGGCCGGCGTGATCTTTGCGCCGGCGATCGCGGCGGTGTCGCTCGGCATCGTCGGAGCCAGGGCGTTCGCCGCGCGGGTCGGCCGCAACGAGACCTTCAACCATGCCGGCAACGCGGTCGGCGCCGTGATCGCAGGCGCAGCCGCCTATGCGCTCGGCCCATCGGCGGTGTTCTACCTGATGGCGGTGACCTCGGTCGGCAGCCTCGTCAGCGTGTTCGCCATCCCCGAGCGCGCCATCGACCATGACGCCGCGCGGGGCCTGCCGCAGCAGGCAGAAAGCGGCGCATCGCAGCGGAGCGAGCACCCATCCGGCCTCGGCATTCTCCTGACGTGCCGCCCATTGCTGATCTTCGCGATCTGCGTCGCGCTGTTTCATCTGGCCAACGCAGCCATGTTGCCGCTGGTCGGCCAGAAGCTGGCGCTACAGGACAAGAATCTCGGCACCAGCCTGATGTCGGCCTGCATCGCCGCAGCCCAGCTCGTGATGGTGCCGATGGCGCTGCTGGTCGGGGCCCGTGCCGACCGCTGGGGCCACAAGCGCTTCTTCCTGGCCGCGCTGCTGATCCTGCCGTTGCGGGCGGTGCTCTATACGCTGTCGGACGACAAGGCCTGGCTGGTCGGCGTGCAGCTGCTCGACGGCGTCGGCGCCGGCATCTTCGGCGCGATCATGCCCGTCATCGTCGCCGACCTGATGCGGGGCACCGGCCGCTTCAACGTTGCCCAGGGCGCGGTCATCACGGCGCAGAGCATCGGTGCTGCGCTGTCGACCGCGCTGGCCGGCCTGGTCGTCGTCCATGGCGGCTACAGCGCCGCGTTCCTCGCGCTGGGCGCGGCGGCCGCCCTTGCCGTGATCGTATGCTGGCTGCTGCTGCCCGAGACCAGCGGGACGGAGGCCGCGCATCCGAACGCAGCGCCCTCGCCCGCTATCCCCGCCGAATGA
- a CDS encoding OB-fold nucleic acid binding domain-containing protein, which yields MKPIMTALVLATTGLGAYAAHAQAPLSPPDATWDSTQLPETRGIVKQYTLTPRGDVDGLILNDGTEVKLPPHLTAQVVFAIRPGDGVSVRGLRARALPLVDATQITNIATGKSVVDNGPPDGPGRRGADQTVSGRIATLLHGKRGEVNGAVLDDGTSLRLPPPEAERLADALRPGQTISVRGDLLETALGKLVDVRAIGASPDQMTEIDGPRPPRGPKGGPDRLGPPPPPPRG from the coding sequence ATGAAGCCGATCATGACCGCGCTCGTGCTCGCAACAACAGGATTGGGCGCCTACGCCGCCCACGCCCAGGCGCCACTGTCTCCGCCCGATGCGACGTGGGATTCCACGCAGCTTCCGGAGACGCGCGGGATCGTCAAGCAATACACGCTGACGCCGCGCGGCGACGTCGACGGACTGATCCTCAATGACGGCACCGAGGTGAAGCTGCCGCCGCATCTGACCGCGCAGGTCGTGTTTGCGATACGCCCAGGTGATGGCGTCTCGGTCCGTGGCTTGCGCGCCCGAGCGCTTCCGCTGGTCGACGCCACCCAGATCACCAACATCGCAACCGGCAAGAGCGTGGTCGACAACGGCCCGCCCGACGGGCCCGGCCGGCGCGGCGCCGATCAGACGGTCAGCGGCCGCATTGCGACGCTGCTGCACGGCAAGCGCGGCGAGGTCAATGGCGCGGTGCTCGACGACGGCACCTCGCTTCGCCTGCCGCCGCCCGAAGCCGAGCGCCTCGCCGACGCACTACGCCCGGGACAGACGATCTCGGTGCGCGGCGACCTGCTCGAGACTGCACTCGGCAAGCTGGTCGACGTCCGGGCGATCGGTGCCTCGCCGGACCAGATGACCGAGATCGACGGTCCGCGGCCGCCGCGTGGCCCAAAGGGCGGCCCCGACCGGCTTGGGCCTCCGCCGCCGCCGCCGCGCGGCTGA
- a CDS encoding sigma-54-dependent transcriptional regulator yields the protein MATILIVDDDAALRDGLAETITDLGHDALTAASGREAIGMVSGAIDAILLDLRMPGIDGIETLRRLRADGDAPPVIVLTAYASPENTIQAMRLGAFDHLVKPIGRDALRELIARLPPRRHPQQDHHSPDESGLIGTSEAMRRVQKTIGLAADADATVLIRGETGTGKELVARALHVHSLRNTSPFVAVNCAAIPQDLLESELFGHVKGSFTGATSDRSGAFRDAGSGTLFLDEIGDMPLAMQAKILRALQERVITPVGGKPVKVAARVVAATHRDLARLVASGAFREDLYYRLNVIPIELPSLRERSQDILPLASHFLALASEGRPRPRLSEAAADKLVRAPWPGNVRELRNVIERACVLTRGSLIDADDIDITATGPDNTAEPSTDLPTAVARLEERMIRRALDACAGNRSEAARRLNINRQLLYTKMQRYGLGEDPASGNLTRAVGKDDA from the coding sequence ATGGCAACCATCCTGATCGTCGACGACGACGCCGCGCTGCGCGACGGCCTCGCAGAAACGATAACCGATCTCGGTCACGACGCGCTCACGGCTGCCTCGGGCCGCGAGGCGATCGGCATGGTGTCGGGCGCTATCGACGCCATCCTCCTCGATCTGCGCATGCCCGGGATCGACGGCATCGAGACCTTGCGCCGCCTGCGCGCCGACGGCGATGCGCCGCCCGTGATCGTGCTGACGGCGTATGCGAGCCCGGAGAACACGATCCAGGCCATGCGCCTCGGCGCCTTCGACCATCTGGTCAAGCCGATCGGACGCGACGCGCTGCGCGAGCTGATCGCGCGGTTGCCGCCGCGCCGGCACCCGCAGCAGGACCATCACAGCCCTGATGAAAGCGGGCTGATCGGCACCAGCGAGGCGATGCGCCGCGTGCAGAAGACCATCGGACTTGCCGCCGACGCCGACGCGACCGTGCTGATCCGCGGCGAGACCGGCACCGGCAAGGAGCTGGTGGCACGCGCGCTCCATGTCCATAGCCTGCGCAACACTAGTCCCTTCGTTGCCGTGAACTGCGCCGCAATTCCGCAGGATCTGCTCGAAAGCGAGCTGTTCGGCCATGTGAAGGGATCGTTCACCGGCGCGACCTCGGACCGGTCAGGCGCGTTTCGCGACGCCGGCAGCGGCACCCTCTTTCTCGACGAGATCGGCGACATGCCGCTCGCGATGCAGGCCAAGATCCTGCGCGCGCTGCAGGAGCGCGTGATCACGCCGGTGGGCGGCAAGCCTGTGAAGGTTGCGGCCCGCGTCGTCGCCGCGACGCATCGCGATCTCGCCAGGCTGGTTGCCAGCGGCGCGTTCCGCGAGGATCTCTACTACCGCCTGAACGTGATCCCGATCGAGCTGCCGTCGCTGCGCGAGCGATCCCAGGACATCCTGCCGCTGGCCAGCCATTTTCTCGCGCTGGCCTCGGAGGGCCGGCCGCGGCCACGGCTGAGCGAGGCGGCCGCCGACAAGCTGGTTCGTGCCCCGTGGCCGGGCAACGTCCGCGAGCTGCGCAACGTGATCGAACGCGCCTGCGTGCTGACCCGCGGCTCGCTGATCGATGCTGACGACATCGATATCACCGCGACGGGACCCGACAACACGGCGGAGCCCTCGACCGACCTGCCAACGGCAGTGGCAAGGCTGGAGGAACGGATGATCCGACGCGCACTCGACGCCTGCGCCGGCAACCGCTCCGAAGCCGCGCGCCGGCTCAACATCAACCGGCAGCTGCTCTACACCAAGATGCAGCGCTACGGGCTTGGTGAGGACCCCGCGTCAGGAAACCTGACACGCGCCGTCGGCAAAGACGACGCCTAG
- a CDS encoding sensor histidine kinase, whose amino-acid sequence MRSLRSRLSALWLMLAVSGAATGYLLVESFQQSADARVARAQDLVVRACRDIADRYQFFVSGWSGAPVDDKLKQDLLPVVRSALSGAPGVEGGIWQAESGSLAYAYPTYEGTGPKTDLPAAELSVIQQVNGDAQRSGRPSTAANAGRSQSLIVHACPLRGPLQNVTAWTMTRAAIAEGPAYTHLLIGLVVLALTLLGSAIWLAWILLSWSRRIAMIETALSKPTDKADLPQLPHTGARELDRLVDAVNDAGQRLSAERSRATAAERLAAVGRLSANLAHEIRNPIAAMRLKAENALASSDPARKDSALEAILQQVARLDALLRDLLAMTQASQPKARGVDLASFLQSTIDPHRELAARRGLQLRTIVPASPHASCFDPAQLQRALDNLILNAIQNTPDGGEIVVAAQIDAGRLLFRVTDSGPGIDETIKHCLFEPFVTTRADGTGLGLAIVREIARAHDGEAQLGHTHTGSSFEISLPWQPS is encoded by the coding sequence ATGCGCTCCCTTCGCTCGCGGCTGTCGGCGCTCTGGCTCATGCTGGCAGTTTCCGGCGCGGCGACCGGTTATCTTCTCGTCGAGTCGTTTCAGCAGTCGGCCGATGCCCGCGTGGCCCGTGCGCAGGATCTGGTCGTGCGTGCTTGTCGCGACATCGCCGACCGCTATCAGTTCTTCGTCTCCGGCTGGAGCGGCGCGCCGGTCGACGACAAGCTCAAGCAGGACCTGCTGCCCGTGGTCCGCTCGGCGCTGTCCGGCGCGCCCGGCGTCGAGGGCGGCATCTGGCAGGCCGAGAGCGGATCGCTGGCCTATGCGTACCCGACCTACGAAGGCACCGGTCCCAAGACCGACCTCCCGGCGGCTGAGCTCAGCGTGATCCAGCAGGTCAATGGTGACGCGCAACGCAGCGGGCGGCCATCCACGGCGGCCAATGCCGGCCGGTCGCAGAGCCTGATCGTTCACGCCTGCCCGTTGCGCGGACCGCTCCAGAACGTCACGGCGTGGACGATGACGCGTGCCGCCATCGCCGAGGGACCGGCCTACACGCATCTGCTCATCGGCCTGGTCGTGCTGGCGCTGACGCTGCTCGGCTCGGCGATCTGGCTCGCCTGGATCCTGCTGTCGTGGTCACGCCGCATCGCCATGATCGAGACGGCGCTGAGCAAGCCGACAGACAAGGCCGATCTGCCGCAACTGCCGCACACCGGCGCGCGCGAGCTCGACCGCCTCGTCGATGCCGTCAACGACGCCGGCCAGCGCCTGTCGGCGGAGCGTAGCCGGGCCACGGCCGCTGAACGGCTGGCGGCGGTCGGGCGGCTGTCGGCCAACCTGGCGCACGAGATCCGCAACCCGATCGCGGCGATGCGGCTGAAGGCCGAAAACGCGCTCGCCTCCTCAGACCCTGCGCGCAAGGACAGCGCGCTCGAAGCGATCCTGCAGCAGGTGGCACGGCTCGATGCGCTGCTGCGTGACCTGCTCGCGATGACGCAGGCCAGCCAACCGAAGGCTCGTGGCGTCGACCTCGCGAGCTTCCTGCAGTCCACGATCGACCCGCATCGCGAGCTAGCCGCGCGTCGCGGCCTCCAGCTTCGCACCATCGTCCCCGCCTCCCCGCACGCCTCCTGCTTCGATCCGGCCCAGTTGCAGCGCGCCCTCGACAATCTGATCCTCAACGCGATCCAGAATACGCCCGACGGCGGCGAGATCGTCGTCGCCGCCCAGATCGACGCCGGACGCCTGTTGTTTCGCGTCACGGACAGCGGCCCCGGCATCGACGAGACCATCAAGCATTGCCTGTTCGAGCCGTTCGTCACCACCCGCGCCGACGGCACCGGCCTCGGCCTTGCCATCGTGCGCGAGATCGCGCGCGCCCATGACGGCGAGGCGCAACTCGGACACACGCATACCGGCTCCAGCTTCGAGATTTCCCTGCCATGGCAACCATCCTGA
- a CDS encoding PAS domain-containing hybrid sensor histidine kinase/response regulator produces MNSADAPRDEVVPEAAAAELRQHIEEIARDRDQAYRALQEREAELARIQRIARVGGVEVDLREGYRNRRSPEYLIIHGLPPEAVHETHEDWVNRVHPDDRAKAEQDFIAAVKSQQEDYTTEYRIIRPSDGEIRWIRVIARIERDWNGRAIRLVGAHIDVTDQMLAQAKLRESEERFRLIADSAPVPIWVTKLDRTRSFINRAYVDFLGVPHDEALAFDWRKALHPEDLPRILEQQQSGECSLKPFFLEARYRRADGQWRWLRSESQPRWDANGRHSGFIGVAHDVTAAKQAEIELRRINETLEERIRERTAQLEANEARMRAIFDTSNQYQAILDIEGRVTHANRIAVAGMRAGEIDVIGQPLWDAPWFTHTPGITEMLRKAFAHVLEGDSFRNEMRLDFASGERHFELSMRPLFDQHDVVTGAVAEAVDVTERIQGEELLRQSQKMEAVGQLTGGVAHDFNNLLTIIRSATDFLRRRDLPEERRRRYVDAISETVERASKLTAQLLAFARRQPLTPQVFNVCEQVDSVVQLIRPLVGSRIQIELAVTDARLFTLADVAQFQTALINLAVNARDAMNGEGRLTISVRSTEAIPPLRGQSVRPGAFIAISVADTGGGIAPQNLNAIFEPFFTTKEVGKGTGLGLSQAFGFAKQSEGDIAVDSRLGHGASFTIYLPQVPAPQSSADAGLTRIEPATIGRGYRVLVVEDNDEVGQFSTELLEDLGYVTRRVANGADALAILANDEFAVDLVFSDVIMPGINGLELAGIIRERYPGLPVVLTSGYSHVLAENAHHGFELIKKPYSVESLSRILRKAMAEKAPLPR; encoded by the coding sequence ATGAACAGCGCGGATGCGCCCAGAGATGAAGTCGTCCCGGAGGCCGCCGCGGCCGAATTGCGCCAGCACATCGAGGAGATCGCGCGCGATCGCGATCAGGCCTACCGGGCGCTGCAGGAGCGCGAAGCAGAACTGGCGCGCATCCAGCGTATTGCCCGCGTCGGCGGCGTCGAGGTCGACCTGCGCGAAGGTTATCGCAACCGCCGTTCGCCCGAATACCTGATCATTCACGGCTTGCCGCCCGAGGCGGTCCACGAGACGCACGAAGACTGGGTCAATCGCGTTCATCCCGACGATCGCGCCAAGGCCGAGCAGGATTTCATCGCCGCGGTCAAGAGCCAGCAAGAGGACTACACGACAGAATACCGCATCATCAGGCCCAGCGACGGCGAGATCCGCTGGATCCGCGTCATCGCCCGCATCGAGCGCGACTGGAACGGCCGCGCGATCCGCCTGGTCGGCGCGCATATCGACGTCACCGACCAGATGCTCGCGCAGGCGAAGCTGCGCGAAAGCGAGGAGCGCTTCCGCCTGATCGCCGACAGCGCGCCGGTGCCGATCTGGGTCACCAAACTCGACCGCACCCGCTCCTTCATCAATCGTGCCTATGTCGATTTCCTCGGCGTGCCTCATGACGAGGCGCTCGCCTTCGACTGGCGCAAGGCGCTGCATCCCGAGGACCTGCCGCGCATCCTCGAGCAGCAGCAATCGGGAGAATGTTCGCTGAAGCCGTTCTTCCTCGAAGCGCGCTATCGCCGCGCCGACGGGCAATGGCGCTGGCTGCGCTCGGAATCGCAGCCACGCTGGGATGCGAACGGCCGACACAGCGGGTTCATCGGCGTGGCCCACGACGTCACGGCGGCCAAGCAGGCCGAGATCGAGCTGCGCCGGATCAATGAGACGCTGGAAGAGCGGATCAGGGAGCGCACCGCCCAGCTCGAGGCCAACGAAGCGCGCATGCGCGCGATCTTCGACACCAGCAATCAGTATCAGGCCATTCTCGACATCGAGGGCCGCGTGACGCATGCCAATCGCATCGCGGTCGCCGGCATGCGCGCCGGCGAGATCGACGTCATCGGCCAGCCGCTCTGGGATGCGCCGTGGTTCACCCATACGCCGGGCATCACCGAGATGCTGCGCAAGGCGTTCGCCCACGTGCTCGAAGGCGACAGCTTTCGCAACGAGATGCGGCTCGATTTCGCCAGCGGCGAGCGCCATTTCGAACTCTCGATGCGGCCTCTGTTCGACCAGCACGATGTGGTCACGGGGGCGGTCGCCGAGGCCGTCGACGTCACCGAGCGGATCCAGGGCGAGGAGCTGTTGCGGCAGTCGCAGAAAATGGAAGCGGTGGGCCAGCTCACCGGCGGCGTCGCCCACGACTTCAACAATCTGCTCACGATCATCCGCTCCGCCACCGACTTCCTGCGCCGCCGCGACCTGCCCGAAGAGCGGCGCCGGCGCTACGTCGATGCGATCTCCGAGACAGTCGAGCGGGCCTCGAAGCTGACGGCACAACTATTGGCGTTCGCGCGGCGGCAACCGCTGACGCCGCAGGTGTTCAACGTCTGCGAGCAGGTCGATAGCGTCGTGCAGCTGATCCGTCCGCTGGTCGGCAGCCGCATCCAGATCGAGCTCGCGGTCACCGATGCCAGACTGTTCACGCTTGCCGACGTCGCGCAATTCCAGACCGCGCTGATCAACCTTGCCGTCAATGCGCGCGACGCGATGAACGGCGAAGGACGGCTGACGATCAGCGTCCGCAGCACCGAGGCGATCCCGCCGTTGCGCGGCCAGAGCGTGCGGCCCGGCGCCTTCATCGCGATCTCAGTCGCCGATACCGGCGGCGGCATCGCCCCTCAGAATCTCAACGCGATCTTCGAGCCGTTCTTCACGACCAAGGAGGTCGGCAAAGGCACCGGTCTCGGCCTGAGCCAGGCGTTCGGCTTCGCCAAGCAATCCGAAGGCGACATCGCCGTCGACAGCCGGCTCGGCCATGGCGCGAGCTTCACGATCTATCTGCCGCAGGTGCCGGCGCCGCAATCCAGCGCGGACGCAGGCCTGACGCGGATCGAGCCCGCCACGATCGGCCGCGGCTATCGCGTGCTGGTGGTCGAGGACAATGACGAGGTCGGTCAGTTCTCGACCGAGCTGCTCGAAGACCTCGGCTACGTCACGCGCCGCGTCGCCAACGGCGCCGATGCGCTGGCGATCCTGGCGAACGACGAGTTCGCCGTCGACCTCGTCTTCTCCGACGTCATCATGCCCGGCATCAACGGCCTGGAGCTCGCCGGCATTATCCGCGAGCGCTATCCCGGCCTGCCGGTGGTGCTGACGTCCGGCTACAGCCACGTGCTGGCGGAGAACGCCCATCACGGCTTCGAGCTGATCAAGAAGCCCTATTCGGTGGAGTCGCTGTCGCGCATCCTGCGCAAGGCGATGGCCGAGAAGGCGCCGCTGCCGCGGTGA
- a CDS encoding zinc-binding metallopeptidase family protein → MKLFVCQACKNILYFENRSCGRCGHQLAFMPERHTLSAIEPADDGFRTLADGRAGRFFCANAEYDACNWLLEIGETAGFCRACHHNGTIPNLSDPAQLAGWRELEVAKHRLFYSLIRWKLPVKTRLEDPEHGLIFNFLADDPAGQQKVLTGHDNGLITIALAEADDFERERRRLQMDEPYRTLLGHFRHEVGHYFWDVLVRDAGKLDQCRAVFGDDSQDYGEALKRHYDQGAPANWQDNYVSAYATTHPWEDFAETWAHYLHIVDTLEMASEFGIEIDPPADQIGGLTARVTFDPYVAEDFDAIVNAWLPFTFAMNSVARAMGARALYPFILTPPVIGKLGFIHQLVRQGGQQKSATLAPEKPQAEPQQEEVGAA, encoded by the coding sequence GTGAAGCTCTTTGTCTGCCAGGCTTGCAAGAACATCCTGTATTTCGAGAATCGCAGCTGTGGACGCTGCGGCCATCAGCTTGCCTTCATGCCGGAGCGCCACACCCTTTCGGCAATCGAGCCGGCGGACGATGGCTTTCGGACGCTCGCGGACGGCAGGGCCGGGCGCTTCTTCTGCGCCAATGCCGAGTACGATGCCTGCAACTGGCTGCTCGAAATCGGCGAGACCGCAGGCTTCTGTCGTGCCTGCCATCACAACGGCACCATTCCCAATCTGTCGGACCCTGCGCAGCTCGCCGGCTGGCGCGAGTTGGAGGTGGCCAAGCACCGGCTGTTCTACTCGCTGATTCGGTGGAAGCTCCCCGTGAAAACACGGCTCGAGGATCCCGAGCATGGGCTGATCTTCAATTTCCTGGCCGACGATCCCGCCGGCCAGCAGAAGGTCCTCACCGGTCACGACAACGGCCTGATCACGATCGCGCTGGCCGAGGCCGACGATTTCGAGCGCGAGCGGCGCCGGCTACAGATGGACGAGCCGTACAGGACGCTGCTCGGCCATTTCCGTCACGAGGTCGGGCATTATTTCTGGGACGTGCTGGTCCGCGATGCCGGCAAGCTCGATCAATGCCGCGCCGTGTTCGGCGACGACTCGCAGGATTACGGCGAGGCGCTGAAGCGACATTACGATCAGGGTGCCCCTGCGAACTGGCAGGACAACTACGTCTCGGCCTACGCGACCACACATCCGTGGGAGGATTTTGCCGAGACCTGGGCGCACTATCTCCACATCGTGGACACGCTGGAGATGGCGTCCGAGTTCGGCATCGAGATTGACCCGCCGGCCGATCAGATCGGGGGACTCACGGCGCGCGTCACCTTCGATCCCTATGTGGCGGAGGATTTCGACGCCATCGTCAACGCCTGGCTGCCGTTCACCTTCGCGATGAACAGCGTGGCCCGGGCGATGGGCGCCCGCGCGCTATATCCGTTCATCCTGACCCCGCCGGTTATCGGCAAGCTCGGCTTCATCCACCAGCTGGTCCGGCAGGGCGGGCAGCAAAAATCCGCAACTCTGGCGCCCGAAAAGCCGCAGGCCGAGCCCCAGCAGGAAGAGGTCGGGGCGGCGTGA
- a CDS encoding acetyl-CoA carboxylase biotin carboxylase subunit → MFKTILIANRGEIACRVIKTARRMGIRTVAVYSEADRDALHVEMADDAVLIGPPAAAESYLLIDRIVEACRKTGAEAVHPGYGFLSEREAFPRALAEAGVVFIGPNPGAIAAMGDKIESKKAAAKANVSTVPGFLGVIEDAKHAVRIADEIGYPVMIKASAGGGGKGMRIAHSTAEVAEGFNLAKAEAKASFGDDRVFIEKFIVDPRHIEIQVLGDKHGNVIYLGERECSIQRRNQKVIEEAPSPLLDEETRRKMGEQAVALAKAVNYDSAGTVEFVAGQDKSFYFLEMNTRLQVEHPVTELVTGIDLVEQMIRVAAGEKLALAQKDVSLTGWAVESRVYAEDPFRSFLPSIGRLVKYRPPAESKTDGITVRNDTGVQEGGEISIYYDPMIAKLVTHAPSRAAAIEAQSTALDAFYVDGIRHNIPFLSALMNHPRWREGRLSTGFIAEEFPKGFAARAPEGEIARRLAAVGAAIDHVLGERKRQISQQMIGRPVTRQGRRAVWLGRDEILLDIIRENGAITVRFVGADGKVGAAHQLVSEWKPGDAVWHGTIDGAALAVQTRLIPNGVRLAHQGVEAPVYVYTEAEATAARLMPVVTAGDSGKKLLCPMPGLVVSIAVTEGQEVKAGETLAVVEAMKMQNVLRAEQDGTVKKVHAAAGATLAVDALILEFA, encoded by the coding sequence ATGTTCAAGACCATTCTGATCGCGAACCGCGGCGAGATCGCCTGCCGGGTCATCAAGACCGCCCGCCGCATGGGAATCAGGACCGTTGCGGTCTATTCGGAAGCCGATCGTGATGCGCTGCATGTCGAGATGGCCGACGATGCCGTGCTGATCGGGCCGCCTGCCGCCGCCGAGAGCTACCTCCTGATCGACCGTATCGTCGAGGCCTGCCGCAAGACCGGCGCCGAGGCGGTGCATCCGGGCTACGGCTTCCTGTCCGAGCGCGAGGCGTTTCCGCGGGCGCTGGCCGAGGCGGGCGTGGTCTTCATCGGTCCCAATCCCGGCGCGATCGCCGCGATGGGCGACAAGATCGAATCGAAGAAGGCGGCCGCCAAGGCCAATGTCTCCACCGTGCCCGGCTTCCTCGGCGTCATCGAGGACGCCAAGCACGCGGTGCGCATCGCCGACGAGATCGGCTATCCCGTGATGATCAAGGCCTCCGCCGGCGGCGGCGGCAAGGGCATGCGCATCGCGCATTCGACCGCCGAAGTGGCCGAGGGCTTCAATCTGGCCAAGGCCGAAGCCAAGGCCTCGTTCGGCGACGACCGCGTCTTCATCGAGAAGTTCATCGTCGATCCCCGCCACATCGAGATCCAGGTGCTCGGCGACAAGCATGGCAACGTGATCTATCTCGGCGAGCGCGAGTGCTCGATCCAGCGCCGCAACCAGAAGGTCATCGAGGAGGCGCCGTCGCCGCTGCTCGACGAGGAGACGCGGCGCAAGATGGGCGAGCAGGCGGTCGCGCTCGCCAAGGCCGTGAACTACGACTCCGCCGGCACGGTCGAGTTCGTCGCCGGCCAGGACAAGAGCTTCTATTTCCTGGAGATGAACACGCGCCTGCAGGTCGAGCATCCCGTGACCGAGCTCGTCACCGGCATCGATCTCGTCGAGCAGATGATCCGCGTCGCCGCCGGCGAGAAGCTCGCGCTGGCGCAGAAGGACGTCAGCCTGACCGGCTGGGCGGTCGAGTCGCGCGTCTATGCCGAGGATCCGTTCCGCAGCTTCCTGCCGTCGATCGGACGCCTCGTGAAGTATCGCCCGCCGGCCGAGAGCAAGACTGACGGCATCACGGTTCGCAACGACACCGGCGTGCAGGAGGGCGGCGAGATCTCGATCTACTACGATCCGATGATCGCCAAGCTCGTCACCCATGCGCCGTCGCGGGCGGCTGCGATCGAGGCGCAGTCGACCGCACTCGACGCGTTCTATGTCGACGGCATCCGCCACAACATCCCGTTCCTGTCGGCGCTGATGAACCATCCGCGCTGGCGCGAGGGTAGGCTGTCGACCGGCTTCATCGCCGAGGAATTTCCCAAGGGCTTTGCCGCGCGTGCGCCTGAAGGCGAGATCGCGCGCCGGCTCGCGGCGGTGGGCGCCGCGATCGATCACGTGCTCGGTGAGCGCAAGCGGCAGATCTCGCAGCAGATGATCGGCCGGCCCGTGACGCGGCAGGGCCGCCGTGCGGTGTGGCTTGGCCGCGACGAGATCCTGCTCGACATCATCAGGGAGAACGGCGCGATCACGGTCCGCTTCGTCGGCGCCGACGGCAAGGTCGGTGCGGCGCATCAGCTGGTGTCGGAGTGGAAGCCGGGCGATGCGGTCTGGCACGGCACCATCGACGGCGCTGCCCTTGCGGTACAGACGCGCCTCATTCCGAATGGTGTGCGGCTCGCGCATCAGGGCGTCGAGGCGCCGGTCTATGTCTACACAGAAGCCGAGGCGACCGCGGCGCGGCTGATGCCGGTGGTCACCGCCGGCGACAGCGGCAAGAAGCTGTTGTGCCCGATGCCCGGCCTCGTGGTCTCGATCGCCGTGACCGAAGGGCAGGAGGTCAAGGCCGGCGAGACGCTTGCCGTGGTCGAAGCCATGAAGATGCAGAACGTGCTCCGCGCCGAGCAGGACGGCACCGTGAAGAAGGTCCACGCGGCTGCTGGGGCGACGCTCGCGGTGGACGCGCTGATTCTGGAGTTCGCGTAG